The window CAACGGTAAGGGTTTGCTGTGCAGCCGATCGCCCCAATACCCTAAAATGCCCGCACCGAAGACCATTCCTATCCCAGCTGCCCCCAACAAGAAGCTAAATTCACCATTTTCGTTATTCAGACCGATTTGGGGTGCCAGTTCGATCGCCAACACCGTTAGCGCGGCAAACACTGAGTATAGAATCGTCAACTGTACCATAGCGTTACTTACCAGGCGGTTGTGCTTCAAATAGCGCAAGCCAGCCTTTAAATCGGTTAGGGGATGGACAGCAACCTGCTTATCCGCAATCCTTTTTTCTTTCGATCGCATGAATTGAATTATTACTGCTGACAGCAGGTACAATCCACCAACGAAGATTTCTCGACCGTAATCTCCCCCCCACTTGTGTGCCACATTGAGCATTGGGCTGCCAATAATCATACCCACAATCAGAGCGCCCATCGTTGATGCTGCAAATAAAGCATTCGCCGACATCAATTCTTCATGACGCACCACCAGCGGGATAGCCGCCTGCTCGGCGGGAGCAAAAAATTGCGTTACAGTCGAAATCGCAAACGTTAGCAACAACAAGATCAAAAACTGTTCTGGCTGTTTTGGTAGCAACGCCAGCACTATAATCAACAGCTCCCTAATTACATTGCTGGCGATCATCGTTTGCTTCTTGGAGAACCTGTCTACAAATATCCCAGCTCCCGATCCAAACAAAAT is drawn from Aerosakkonema funiforme FACHB-1375 and contains these coding sequences:
- a CDS encoding MFS transporter, whose amino-acid sequence is MFPTDPSTASSNGFGNLLKKRPFMALWIGQIVSQVADKVFFILLISLVAEYQEQAQQGFGNSMRSAAMVAFTLPAILFGSGAGIFVDRFSKKQTMIASNVIRELLIIVLALLPKQPEQFLILLLLTFAISTVTQFFAPAEQAAIPLVVRHEELMSANALFAASTMGALIVGMIIGSPMLNVAHKWGGDYGREIFVGGLYLLSAVIIQFMRSKEKRIADKQVAVHPLTDLKAGLRYLKHNRLVSNAMVQLTILYSVFAALTVLAIELAPQIGLNNENGEFSFLLGAAGIGMVFGAGILGYWGDRLHSKPLPLVGFFIMSFVLAMFTLTTKIWLGLSLSVFLGVGAALIGVPMQTVIQQQTPEYMRGTVFGFENNAVNIALSLPLAITGPLTDALNNLLGADEGGANLGLRVVLLGMSLLVCVAGVWAWRNTRHVLQDVI